The sequence GTCTCCCCCAGGAAAGCAAGGGTAGTTGCAGACATGGTAAGAGGTAGAAATGTTGATGATGCTTTAAGGTTATTACACTTTAATAGGAGGAAATCATCTTTATTTATATCAAAGGCTATAAAGTCTGCTGTTGCTAATGCAGAGGAAAATAAGTCCTATAGAGATATTGAAAAACTTTATATCAGTGTTCTGAAGATTGACGATGGCCCGGTTTATAAAA comes from Deferribacterota bacterium and encodes:
- the rplV gene encoding 50S ribosomal protein L22, whose protein sequence is MEVAKAIIKRVRVSPRKARVVADMVRGRNVDDALRLLHFNRRKSSLFISKAIKSAVANAEENKSYRDIEKLYISVLKIDDGPVYKRFMPRAFGRASMIRKKTSHVTVILSEMED